The following DNA comes from Mya arenaria isolate MELC-2E11 chromosome 11, ASM2691426v1.
AACCATTCTGATGTACATGTTCGATAGGGTCTTTCAATTAACACGGTTTATATGATTTGTTACCAGACAGATGAGCTGAATGTTCGCCAGAACAACAGTGACAGCTGGGATTATACTCAGCCGAGTGCTCGTAAGTACCTCACTGTCATTGCTTTTAATTTCAGTTCAGAACTGTTCTTAAACATCTTCACTTTTAACGTTCTTTTACATgttcacataaaatgttttattacattttcaatttaaatgtacttttacattcgttttaaatttgttcttattgcatatttgaaataaagtttaagAGTTTTGACAATAGAAGTAACAAAATCTCTGACACGTTGTAATGATTATTCTGAAATGTATTCGATGTAATGTGAACACAAATATTTCATGAGAATATTGTATGCCATTACAATGCATTACTATCGGTACATTTATGCATTCAAATCAGACTATGTATAGAATTTTTACCTATTTACAACATCCAGATATTCAAAACCAACATTCGTTaaattttctattatttttggAGTATTAGCATTTgctattttgttgtattttatgaaaatggaTAACAAATATcactattaaaacaattaaacaaccCTATCACTCTCAAAAATacttattcaaatatttttattgagaATATTACATGAGTGATCATTCAATACAAACTTTATCAAGCAAagtttcaaacataaaaaaattatgcctttgaaatatatcataaaacttGTTTCTGATTAAATCAAACAGAAAATTCATCGTTTTAGAAACTGTCAGAACTTAAAGCACtaattatgataatttaaaagcaaatacaaatgttatttatcaaaatgtttaattacatCATTTCATGATTACTTAATCATTTGTAATGATACacatgtaaaaatacattttcagtaACGAAATTTCCTCATTTGTGAAATAGTATATATCTTCAGTTCATTTATAAACCAAACTTATTAAAATCTCTTCAATCttgaataaatatacatgtgctGTACTTCTTATTCAGACAATGAAgctttttatatacaatatttgaagTCATTTTAACTGCACAACTCATAGTGTTCATTGGCATTTCACTGTATATGTAACCATTCACAACTTCTGCACGTTACAACAGTATTTGCTACCTGTAAGTATAAACAAGGCATCAAAGTGCGAGATAAGCAACAGTCCGGAGATGACGGAGGAGGACTTTCACATTTGCACACAGATGAGTCACAAGCAGATGAATTACATGCAGGTGAATTGCACTCAGTATGACAGATGAATTACTCACAAGTGTAATACTTGCAGATGAATTGCACGCAGGTGAATTACACACAGTCTGACAGATGAATTACATGCAAGAGCAACATAGAGGTGAATTACATAGAGTTGAAATACACACAAGTGTTTAACTGGCAGATGAATTACACACACTGTGACAGAAACATTGTATATACTAGTTTTATATAGTTGAATATTACACCAATTGATGAATAACACACAGATGAATGATATGCagataataaatgcatttgaatTACACTCTTTTCAGCAGAAAATGGTCTTCATGAGATCCCATGTCCCTTTGGTATTGGCAATTATCTAAAGTTTATGCGGTATTGGAAAAATCACTAAcaatttgtacatatatattgaacCATTAAGTCCTTATTAATGTTGATCTTTATTTATCTGTTATTGACAAGCCTAAATGAATGATGGAACATTTATAAATCTGACCTTCAACTTGTTGATACAAAATATGCATGTATTGATACACAGCCATTTCAAAAGAAGATAACAATAAGTCAGTTTTACATACCTTGTATATTTatcttttctttcaatttggattgatacattaaaacatcatattACGAGCACAGCTATTCATTAATTGACATCTTACTGCTAGACATTAATGTGCATGTGATCAGTATATACTAAGACAACAACGTACAGATATGTAAGTATTTTTCTTCTTTGCAAATGAGACACAGCTACACAGAAAATCAATGTCATTTCTTCTCTTGGACATCTTAACACCTGGACCAGTTTCTACAGAGTTCTACAACTGTCAGATATCTTCAAAGTTTAAAACTCCTGTCTGCTTAACAGGCCCATCTTTGAACCATGCAACAACAGAGCTACATGTAcctcataatatatatatatatattgacaacaTGATtgtgaaaatgtacatgttcaCGACCAACAAATCAGTGTTCACTTTTCAGCAACAGTCAATGCATCAGTTTgattcatttattgaaatggaCATGACTTTCCATAACAGTGCTACCGTATATACAGTAatcacatgtacataaaatcaaGATGGCGAAATTGTACATGACCCACAAAAACAGAGCTTGTTCAATTACATGTACAAGAGGCATCGGCAGGTGAAATCAAATCAATTCAAAAACAGTTGCAATGATATCAACTCCATAAACAGACAGAACAGACATTCAAATTCACACACCTCATGTTGGAGACAACAGAgctaaatgtttgttatttactCCAGTGGAAAGGAAAGCTACACTGCCTTGTGAAATGTGGATAACTATCAACATGATCATGGTGGAATGAAATGCCAACTCTCTGGAATCGACAAATTCGCTTCCGGTTTTGAAGCAgtggtgtttatacatgtacaatcgATCGCTGCTCAGCAAACTTGAAACAGGATAAGATGGTTTGTTAAGGATTTTAGGAAAAACAAATTGATGATTTAAGTAGTCATTTTGAGTTTTTATATGGTTacgaaaaaatagaaaaaaccaTCATGTTTGTTgtagaagtacatgtatgacaTGTTTGATTTGGTTTCTCCAAATCACTTCCTTATTGAAAGGTTATTGATAAAGAAACTGATGTAACTgagcaattgtttgtttggtatttctcaaaaaatatttttgaggttagttattttcaaataaaagatGATGTACAAACCAAATACCATTGTAGAAACacaaattgttcttgttttgcaGCTGAGCCATCGCGGAAGAACGCACCTCTGTTGGCCGACCCAAGATACACTGCACAGCCCACTCCTTATGAGCGTATGGATACTTTTGCTTTATTTTGCACTGTCATGTTGAAATGTTTCatgaataagttttattttgggcTGTAATGTtcagaattcattttttataatgttaagaATGTAGTTCTTGGAAAAGAATGTTACATACTGCTTAGGCTACACCGAATTGATATTTAGTTTGACAGATTTACATccccttttttttttttaaagaacaattaaatgaaattggGTTTACCTTATTTGCTATCTTTCTGCAGAGTTTGAGGATTATGGTGGAGAGCAGGCAGGGTTCAGTGGCCAGTATCAGAATCAGGGGGCGTATGGGGGCGGACCCCAGGGGATGGGTATGGCAGCTAGATCTGCACCCATGGGCAGGGGGTCTGTCGGTCGGGGCATGCAGCAGCAGGGATACCAGCAGGGGGTAAATCTATTAAAATTGGCTTCTGAAACAGAAATAGCTGTTGCGAGGTTCTTCAATAACCTGCATTAAATCTAAAACTACCAAAACACAATGGCCCTAATGCTATAAAATTTAGATGTTTAGATGCACTGTGTAATTGATTTTTATGCATTGATGTATACCATTAAGTATTCATAAATATTCTTTGAAAGtccatataaaaacataaaaaacacgtacatgtatttcttttatcCCAGTTCATCATAAGAAGTTTCTGATATGgcatttcagaaataaaatagaagTATCCTGTGAAAATTTTGACATTGCAACATGCATTGATTCATAATGAAGACAACTTACGGTGATGAAGTATGtgacaattaaattatatttgaataccCAGGGTGCTGGTGGATACGGTCGAGGGCGGGGCTTGCAGGAGACACCCCAGTATGGCGGGTTTATGGAGACCGGTGCTGGTGACGGGTCGCAGGCGGGCGCTGTTGTTATGGTGTATGGGCTCGATCCTGAACGCATGAACTGTGATCGTCTCTTCAACATCTTCTGTCTCTATGGAAATGTCATAAGGGTAAGggatgttttaaataatttttcattttgatttcttaGCAcgtcttttttaatgaaaaaaatgctatatttttgCCAATGAAGTCATGGAAATTAGCCCCAATTCTTTTATTATTGCTTGTCATTCAAAATAGAACAAGCCTTGCTGTATAAACTCAAGCCATGAAAGCATTTTACTAGtacagggcttgcaggcttgtgcttaTTTGGACCACTGCATTGTCTCTGTTGTctgcatttaaaaacatgtatgttagcAATGACTCAATACTTGTAAAAAGATATTAGTGAGTAACATGGTATACATAAAGCATTGCTTTTATGGACAATACACCATTGAGTATGAAAAAAGCTATTTGAAAGTCAGTGCATGGTagaataattaaaaagaaagaatttcaacttaaagtcatgtttgtgtagtttatTATCACATGAATTTTTACCCTTTACCTGCCTTTTCGTAGTCCACCTGAAAAGtcagttttcaaaacaagaaTTGCGGTCAGTTCCCCTAAGAAAATGACAACTGTgacatgtattattaatttgaaaCCTGTTTGAAAAAAAGTCTATTCCGTGTCCAACAAGTTGAAAATGTTTACAAGGTACAGTATTTATGCGAAaagttacagaaacaagccAACAAGAAACAGTTTGCCAATTGATCTTTCATTTACTGGTATGGGATCCTGACCTTGTATTTGTGCAGGTTAAGTTCCTGAAGACCAAGGAAGGCTCCGCAATGATACAGATGGGGGACAGCCTACAGATTGAGCGCGCAATCTCAAACCTCAATGGATGCTCAATGTTTGGGTCGAAGATGATTGTCACGTATGTTACATTATCTAGCCTTTTGAAGCTTCAGGAAATATCATAAAAGTCTTTGTCATCATTGTACCTGCCGTTAGGGTGGTGCTCTAACTTAAATATGGGCCAtacttaaaaattgttttatatgttagCACGAAAAATGGCTTATTTATATCTATGGGTACTTGTGTACTAATATGTCATGACTTTTCTTTTTGATTTTAAGAATGTAACAAACATGTCcttatgattttaaattataagAAAAAGTACAGGTATTGTAATGGTTGTGAGCAAAGGCTGTGTTGTTCAAAATTGATATGACAAGTGTTAGCATTCTCACCCTTGCACTTTTTCTTATAAAGTaaatcacataatttataacTAATGTTCATTGATCTTGTGTATACTTGCAGTCAGTCAAAGCAGCCGTATCTCCAGCCTGTCCACAACCCGCATGAGCTCCATGACGGAACCCTCTCATTCAAGGACTTCGGCCGCGACCGATACAACCGATTCTCCACACCAGAAACAGCGTCCAAGAACAGAATCCTTTCTACAGCAATATAAATCTAAAGATGTTGATAAACtgttcaaattttatataaaaatctaaCCATGTCTGTCCATCCTTATGTCTGTTTTTTTCGTGTGCAGGCTGTAAATTGTCATGCACAGGAGGATTCTGGAATAACTTGCCACAGATATTTGTCACATAAGGTTAAGGTGTCACATGCAATACCCAAATATCTTTCTGAATGGTTACAGTCGCACTTCAGAGGGTAATCCTAACTGAATGCttcatatatgcatataccaAGTGTCTGAGCTTTTAATTGTCATACATGAGGGGGTTTTGAAATAACATGGCACATGTTTTAGGCATCTTATGTGGAAGACCCATATTGGGGCACTTAACAGCAACAGCACTTGTTGACATATGTCAACTCATTTTATAAATCATTGGTCattttgttatcatcatcattttgtattaattcCTTAACCAATGTTCAGGGATCATTCATCCCACTGAGATTCTCCACTACTTCAAGGCCCCGGCAAAGGTTACAGAGGAACAGATCACAGAGGTATTCATTTAGCAATATAATTAAAGCCACtttctgtttattgttttgtggaAAATCTTGATGCTTGAAATATTGGTCATATATTATGAGGAAAGGCTGttgattatatgtttttatacaatcaCTTAAAACAGTGATAATTTCAAACATTGAGCTTTTGTCATTGTACATCATGAATGTGACACATGCCATCCATTTTTTTCCTGTATGTTTACAGATGTTTGAGAAGGCTGGAGCCAAGCCTCCCACCAAGATTCTGCAGTTTCAGGCCAGGAGTAAGTATGGGTTGTCAATATACTTctgacatgtttgttttaattttctcaagcAAGTTAAAGAGATTAAAGGGCTATGTGTTGAATTGAAATTGGTAAGCTTATGGTTGTTAACTTGTTACATGATTGTTGTAACGTTAATAAGAGCTTCATTAGAAGCAGGATTACTTTACAACCGACACATACACACACCGAACACAGATGAATTTATGTTCACTTGCATGCAAGCACTCTTCATGGGATATGCAACTGTGCCATACAGCAAGAAGGCATGAGAAAATGCAATCACTCCTTAAATGTATATCTTGTTTGTTCAGGTGAGAAGAGTTCTACTGGTCTTGTGGAGTGGGAGACAAAGTCGGATGCTATGGAGGCCCTCGCCCTGGCCCAACATTCCGAAGTTGACAACCCTGATGGTAAGCCACAAGTACATTTGTGAGATTGTGGATACGCAAGAATAATGCATCATTGATCATACCAATGTTTGTCTCATGGCATGTAGAAATGCCGTGGGTCGAGGACTAATCATTAAAGTGTTGATGTAAATTTTGGTCAAGTCTATTTATGGCGGCATTTCAAAATCCTGCCCTCTCTGAATTGCACATTATTAAAAGTCCCTACATGTGTGATACTATATGCCCTGTAGACGACCACGGagatgatttgttttcattgtttgacccattttgtgtttttttacaggTGGTAAGCCATACAACATTCGACTGTGTTTCTCTCCAAGTAATATTCGCAAGAACTGAACACATACTTCGGCTAACGTCACTGACTCTTCGGATTTTCTGATacgaaaatgaacaaaatattttaaaactacatatttCATGTGTCTAAGACATTTCAGTGTTATTCTATAAatcatgtataaaataagtaaCTTTAACAAGTTCATGAttaattcaattttttattaTCGTGCATTGTATATGTAGTTTAGAAAGTTTATTGTCACCTGACTACTAAAAACTGTGGACATTTCttcattgaatattattttatgttcttaaaTGTTTTCCCATTTAATGagaatattgaatacaaaatagTCATGCATGTTCTGTAGCTTGGATTCATTGATTATCCTTGGAAGTATAGATGATCAGGGCTAGAgatttttcatatgtttttccTTTCACCAAGTTGTTGTAGATCTGTTTACATAATCTTACtgaaacattcatatttttgGCAATTCATTAATGTGTGTTGtaatttcattaaatgaatttttattctattcgaagaataaggaggctttacTACTTGTCCCGACGATGGCGTCTGTGTTTTGTTAaggttttagggcaagttggcattttcacttataacttaATATCATTCATTCAATTCACACCATATTTAACAAGGTTGTTCAGGACCAACACACAATTAGGTTCCATAACGCCATatcatcctaaatacaaattatggcccctgattgactttgtgacttag
Coding sequences within:
- the LOC128207710 gene encoding heterogeneous nuclear ribonucleoprotein L-like → MASSYDGHVPKRQRTDNGSYNSYKSDEEMEVSQVVHIRGLPDHAVEDDVINAVQHFGTVEFVIIMSRRNQALVEFTDMKGAMACVNFANSNQLCIGGQPVLFNYSKSQHIQRPGGAMAGREGGARQFTPINKILLFTVVNAKYPINVDVMHTICSPHGTVEKIVIFRKQFVQVLVQFENTDMAKAAKDQLQGCDIYSGCCTLRAEYAKTDELNVRQNNSDSWDYTQPSAPEPSRKNAPLLADPRYTAQPTPYEQFEDYGGEQAGFSGQYQNQGAYGGGPQGMGMAARSAPMGRGSVGRGMQQQGYQQGGAGGYGRGRGLQETPQYGGFMETGAGDGSQAGAVVMVYGLDPERMNCDRLFNIFCLYGNVIRVKFLKTKEGSAMIQMGDSLQIERAISNLNGCSMFGSKMIVTQSKQPYLQPVHNPHELHDGTLSFKDFGRDRYNRFSTPETASKNRIIHPTEILHYFKAPAKVTEEQITEMFEKAGAKPPTKILQFQARSEKSSTGLVEWETKSDAMEALALAQHSEVDNPDGGKPYNIRLCFSPSNIRKN